The DNA sequence CATAAAAGGTAGACGTTACTTTGCTGGAATAGGTGTATTTAAATAGATAATAATTTTCTGCGTCGCCAGGATCTGTATAAAAAGCTTTTACTTCAATATCTTTTCGGGTAATACCGCCTTCGTTGTTTTGTTCCAGTCGAGTGATCGGAGCTACCGATTTTAAAATCTCACTTGCCGTATACGTATTTCCGCCACTAACTACTGTCAAAGTATAATTTTCCTCAATTTCAGGTTTAAAAGTGGTACAAACATATTGACCTTTTTTAGGACTTTCTATAAAATTGAATTGTTCATTTTTGCTATTTTTTATAGACACAACAGCACCCGAAACCGTTGGAATTACATTTTGAAAATAACCCGTTGTAGTGGTTAGTTTTATAATTTGTTGATTCCCGGGGGTTCCTTTTTGCCAGGTTATGGCAGCTTCAATTACTAATTTTGGAGGTGCAGTATCCAATTCTACATCAACAACTTCTTCACAGCTTGTGAAGAAAAGGGATATAAAAAATACGATTAAATAACTTGCTTTTTTCATGGTTTATCTTTTGTTTTTCTTTGGAAGAAAATAATTTTTAAAATTTGAAATTGTAACTTACTGCCGGTACCATCCCAAAAATGGAGGTTTTCACAGCTTCGTTTGCACCGGTGTCTACATTTTGACGGAAGTTAATAGAAGCCGCATTTTGGCGATTATATAGGTTGTAAATACTAAAAACCCATTCTCCCTTCCAGTTTCTGTCTTTGTTTTTTCTTGGTGTCAATGTTGCCGAGATATCCAAGTGATGGTAAGCTGGTAGACGATTTTCATTTCTCAATCCGTAGCTTGGTACCGTTATTCCTAAATATTCGTATTGCGCATTCGGATAGGTAACAGGCTGTCCGGACTGTAAAGTAAAGTTAGCACCAAAAGACCATTTTTCGTTTAAATTATAAGCCGATGTAACCGCTAAATTATGTGTTTTATCATAAACAGAGTTGTACCAGCGACCATCGTTTATTCCGGTTTCTTCTGGAGTTCTTCCCGGTGTTTGTTGTTCTGATTTGGAGAGGGTATAAGAAACCCATCCGTTAAATTTACCCTCATTTTTTTTAAGCATTAGTTCTAGACCATACGATCTCATACGTCCGTTTAGAATGACCTGTTCAATAGCATCATTGGCAATCAGATCTGCACCATCGATATAGTCTAAACGGTTTTGAACTTTTTTATAATATGCTTCCACTTCAAGCGAGTAAGCTCCGTTGTTGATGTTTCTAAAATAACCCAAGGCAACCTGATCGGCGATTTGAGGTTTGATGTAATTGTCACTAGGCATCCAGACGTCAAGCGGAGTGGGTGATGAGGTATTCGAAATCAATTGAAGGTATTGCGCCATTCTGTTGTAACTGGCTTTTAAGGCCTCATCATCGTTTAATTGATAAGAAATTGCGAATCTCGGCTCCAGATTATCGTAACTCTGAATAACCTTATTTTTGCCATAAAACTTCGTTGAGATTGGAGTTCCTTTTTTATAAATCTGCGTATTAGAGTCAAAAATAACCGGACTATCGTTGTCATAATAATTAATAGTAGATTCGCCTAAACGATAAAATAAGCTGTAACGCAATCCGTAAGAAACCGTAATTCTTTTTGAAAACTGACTTTCGGCATCGATATAAACCGCAGGTTCAAAAGCATATTTTTTATCTAATTGATCAGGATTAATCCCTGAAGTAGTTCCGGTCGGTTTGATCGTTCCGGGATTAAATCCGTAGTAGATTCCGTTTATACCATAATTCAATTTGAACTTGTCTGAAATATAATGTTTGAAATCGTATTTGATGTTGTAGTTTTTAATTCCGGAATCCCATTTGAAACCTACCAAATCTAAATCAAGACCGTAGTAATAATCACTGTAAATTAAAGATAAATTGGAGAATACTTTACTGGAAAACAGATGATTCCAACGAAGATTTAAAGTTGTATTTCCGTAAGTATTCGAGAAGCTTTTATTAATGCTAAAAACATCTCGACCAAAATACCCTGATAAATACAAACTGTTGTTGTCATTTAATTTATAACTCAATTTAGTATTCAAATCATAAAAATAGGCAGAATTGTCTTTTTGGTCTTCGGATAATTTTAAAAACAGATGGGCGTAAGAGGCTCTTCCTCCAATCAAAAAAGAACCTTTGTCCTTTACCAGCGGACCTTCTGCCAGCAATCTGCTTGAGATTAATCCGATTCCGCCATTCATATGAAAACCTTTGCTGCTTCCGTCTTTTTGGTAAATATCGAGGACAGAGGAGGCTCTTCCGCCGTATCGTGCCGGAATTCCGCCTTTGTATAGTTTTAAATCTTTAATAGCATCGGGATTGAAAACCGAAAAGAATCCAAATACGTGCGAAGAGTTAAATATAGTGGCTTCATCTAACAAAATTAAATTCTGATCTGCTCCACCGCCTCTGACATTAAATCCCGAAGCGCCTTCACCGGCATTGGTAACACCCGGAAGCAACAAAATCGATTTCAAAACATCGACTTCACCCATAACAACCGGCATCTTTTTGATGGTTGAAATCGAAAGTTTATTGGTGCTCATTTCAGGCGATTTGATGTTGATCTTACCTTTGTTATCCGTAATTACAACTTCTTGAAGTTCTTCACCACCTTCCTGTAGCGAAAAATTAGTTTTAGTGTTTTGATTTAAGTCAATTGTTTTTTGAATGGTTTGATAGCCCACATAACTGATTTCGATTTCGTGTTTACCGGAGGGAATAGTTAAGGAATAAAAACCGTATTCATTTGTTGTAGTTCCGATTTTTAAGGAAGGAATATAAATGTTTACCCCGATTAAGGTTTCATTATTTTTAAAGTCATTTATGGTACCGCTTAATGTGAATTTTTCTTGAGAAAATGAAGTGAGAGCCGTTAGAACAAGAAGAATAAAAAGGTTAATTTTTTTTGGAATCATTGTCGTGGTTTTGATATACATAGTTAACAATTCTTATTAAAATATAGTGTCGAACGATTGTTAAATATGAGTTAATAAAAAAAGACAACCGTTTGAGGTTGTCTTCTTTAATAGCAATATAATAAAAACTGCTTATGATTTTATTTCAGCAAGAATTGCATTGAATGTAGCGCTCGGACGCATTACTTTGCTTACTAATTCAGGAGTTGGCTGATAGTATCCGCCCAGTGTTTGAGGTTTCCCCTGAGCACTGATTAACTCTGCATCAATTTTAGCTTCGTTTGCTTCAAATTGAGCTGCAATTGGAGTGAAAATTGCTTTTAATTCAGCATCTTTATTTTGAGCAGCTAATGCCTGTGCCCAATAGAAAGCAAGGTAAAAATGAGAACCACGGTTGTCAATTTGACCTACTTTACGTGCCGGAGATTTATCATTTGCCAAGAATTTGTCGTTGGCCTGATCTAAAGTTTCAGATAAAACAAGCGCCTTAGAATTGTCTAAAGTCTGACCTAAGTGCTCTAATGAAGCTCCAAGTGCTAAAAACTCTCCTAATGAATCCCAACGTAAATAACCTTCTTCTGTAAATTGCTCAACGTGTTTAGGAGCAGAACCACCTGCACCGGTTTCGAACAATCCTCCACCGTTCATTAACGGAACGATAGAAAGCATTTTAGCAGAAGTTCCTAATTCTAAAATTGGGAATAAGTCCGTTAAGTAATCACGTAAAACGTTTCCTGTTACAGAGATTGTATCCAATCCTTTGATGATTCTGTCTAAAGTAAATTCTGTAGCAGCAACCGGATTTAAAATACGGATGTCTAAGTTTACAGTATTGTAGTCTTTAAGATATTTTTGAACTTTTACGATCAATTCTCTGTCATGCGCTCTGTTTTCGTCTAACCAGAAAACAGCCGGAGTATCAGATAAACGAGCTCTGTTTACCGCTAGTTTAACCCAGTCCTGAATTGGAGCGTCTTTAGCCTGACACATTCTGAAAATGTCATTTGCTTCAACACTTTGTTCCATCAAAACAGTTCCGTTTTTATCAACTACACGAACAACACCTTCTTCTTTCATTTGAAAAGTTTTATCGTGAGATCCGTATTCTTCTGCTTTTTGAGCCATTAAACCTACGTTAGGAACACTTCCCATTGTTTTAGGATCAAAAGCACCATGTTTTTTACAGAAATCAATAGTTGCAGTATAAATTCCGGCATAAGAGCGATCCGGGATAATAGCGATAGTATCTTGTTGTTTTCCTTCTTTATTGTACATCTGTCCTGAAGTACGGATCATTGCCGGCATAGAAGCATCAACAATAACGTCAGAAGGAACATGCAGGTTGGTAATTCCTTTATCAGAATTTACCATTGCTAATGCAGGACCGTTAGCGATCGCAGCGTCAATAGCAGCTTCTACTTCAGCTTGCTCAGGTCTTCCTGCAATTTTAGCATAAATATCACCCAAACCATTTCTGGTGTCGATGTTTAATTCATTGAATAAAGTTTCGTATTTTTTGAAAAGATCAGCAAAATAAACTTCAACGATAGCGCCAAAGATAATTGGATCTGAAACTTTCATCATTGTCGCTTTTAAGTGAACAGAAAGTAAAACACCTTCTTTTTTTGCCTCTGTGATAGTTTCAGCAACAAAACTTTTTAAAGCATTTAAGTGTAATACAGAACTGTCAATAATCTCACCTGCTTTTAATGGAGTGCTGGCTTTAAGAACTGTAGTTGATCCATCTTTAGCAACAAATTCGATTTTTACATCATTTGCTTCCGTTACAGTAAGTGATTTTTCGCTTCCGTAGAAATCACCATTTGGCATAGAAGCTACTTTGGTTTTAGAATCAGCAGACCACGCACCCATGGAATGAGGATTTGATTTTGCGAAGTTTTTTACCGCTCTTGGCGCTCTACGGTCAGAGTTTCCTTCACGTAAAACAGGATTTACAGCAGAACCTAAAACTTTAGCATACTTAGCTTTGATTTCTTTTTCAGCATCGTTTTGAGGCTCTTCCGGATAATTTGGAATGTTATAACCGTGTGACTGCAATTCAGTAATAGCCGCTTTTAATTGCGGTACTGAAGCAGAAACGTTTGGTAATTTGATAATATTGGCTTCCGGTTGTGTTGCCAATTGACCAAGTTCAGCCAAAGCATCAACCGTTTTTTGAGCATCTGTCAAAACCTCAGGAAAATTAGATAAAATTCTGCCTGCTAACGAAATGTCTCTTGTTTCAATTGCAATACCAGCCGTTGCGGTAAACGCTTGAACAATAGGTAAAAAAGAGTAAGTCGCCAACAATGGCGCCTCATCAGTTAAGGTGTAAAAAATTTTTGAATTTTGTGTCATTTTCTTTTTTTTTATAATCGTATTACCGCGAAATGGTAATTAAAAGGTATAGTCGGCTCAAAATGAGCGGAGCAAATATAATAAAAACACTCCGAAAACGGTTGCGTTTTAAGGAGAATTAAACAAATTATCAGATTGTTATTTCGAAGTCTTTAAATTATCAAATTGATCGTTTTGATATTAAAAAATTACGGTTTTATTAATTTAAAAAGAAGGCATAAAAAAAACCCGTTTCAAATAATATGAAACGGATTTTTTATGACAAAAAGATAAATGATTATCTTCTTTTATCTCTAATCTTAGCTTTTTTACCAGTAAGTTGTCTGAAGTAGAAAATTCTAGCTCTACGTACAGCTCCTTTTTTGTTGATTTCAATTTTTTGTAAAGCTGGTAAGTTTACTGGGAAGATACGCTCAACTCCAATAGCTCCTGACATTTTACGAATAGTAAAAGTTTCTGTGTTACCAGAACCTCTTCTTTGAATAACAACTCCTTTAAAAAACTGAGTTCTTGTTTTTTCACCCTCTTTAATTTCGTAGAAAACTGTAATAGTGTCTCCAGCTCCGAAAACAGGGAAATCTTTTTTAGCAACTAATTCGGTTTGAACGAATTTCATTAAATCTGCCATGATAATTTTAATTATGGTTTTTTTATAGAGTAACATTCACGGATCTCGCCAGAGGTTAGTCTAATTCGGCTGCAAAAATACAACTTTAGTTTTAATTTGCAACTTTTTTATTGTCTGTAATTTTAAGTGTTTTTCAGAAGTAAGATTCTGACTGTCAGTTGCTAATTTTGGTTTTCGTACTGAGACTGAGAACTGAGACTGTAAACTAGTTCTCAAACGTTTCGACCAAAGAAATTTTCTGATTGATAATTACAGAACGAGCTTGGCTAATTTAACTTTTCGTTTCAGTTGTTTGATGTTTTTATCTGTTTTTTTCTTCACATCGGTGTATTTGTCAGCTCCTAATGAAGAAGATAAGCTTTTATCTCTTTTGTCAAACAAACCATCTATTTTACTGTCCCGGTCTGCTTGTGGCAGTTTCTTTTTGTCGAGGTCAAATAATCCGGTAACAAGGTCATTATTGGCTTTGTCAAAACTGCTTTTTTGTTTGGCGTCTAAAGAAATTCCTTCTGTTTTACCTAATTCAGAGGTTAAGGACTTTTTGTTTAAAGCCTGTGCAATACCCGCAGACGAAATTAGAAACACAAGGCAAAAAGTAAGTTTTAGTAGCGCATTTTTCATAGTTCTATTTTTTAAATTGTTGAAATTCAATCTTATAAATGTATGAAAAAAGCTAAAAACGTACAAGTAATTATTTTGAAGTTTTTTAGTCTGGGTGCTTAGTAATAATTTAGTGTCAGGCTGAGCGAAGCGCTTCGACTTCGCTCAGCGTGACATTTGTATTTTTTTAGTTTTAATTCCTGTTTTTTTATCCTGAAGGTTGAGACTGAGACTGCAAACTGAGACTAGGATTGAGACTGCAAACTGAGACTACAACCTACTGCTCCTCTAACAAATCCGGACGCCTGTTCTTAGTATGCTCATACGCCATATCCTCACGCCATTTATCAATTTTGGCAAAATGTCCGCTGGTTAAAACATCCGGGACTTTCCATCCTTTATAATCTGCGGGACGGGTATAGATCGGACCCGAAAGTAAATTGTCCTGAAAACTGTCTGTTAATGCAGAGGTTTCGTCACTCAAAACACCCGGAATTAATCGGATCAAAGCATCGGATAAAACCAAAGCACCTAATTCTCCACCCGATAAAACATAATCACCAATCGAGATTTCTCTTGTAATAAAATGATCGCGAACCCTTTGATCAACCCCTTTATAGTGACCGCATAAAATGATGATATTTTCATACATCGACATGGTATTGGCCATTTTTTGGTTTAAAGTTTCACCATCCGGAGACATATAGATGATGTCATCGTATTCACGTTCGCTTTTCAAATGTGTGATGCAGGCATCAATAGGTTGAACCGTCATCACCATTCCGGCACCACCGCCAAACGGATAATCGTCGACACTTTTTTGTTTGTTTGTCGTATAATCACGCAAATTATGAAAATGTACTTCGACCAAACCTTTGTCAATAGCACGTTTCATAATGGAAGCCTCAAACGGACTTCTTAATAATTCCGGCAAAATCGTTATAATATCAATTCGCATTTCTTTTCTTCAATAGTTCTGTGCGGCAAAGATACAAAGTAAAAAGTAGCGAAATTTTAAAGATTTAAAAATTGAAGATTTATGGTTGAAATAAAATAGCCAAACATTTAATGACATAAAGATTTATCGGATGTTTTTTAGTATTTTTAATTTAAATAGGAAGAAGTTGGTCGGACTTAAAATAATCCTTTTAGTATGAAAAATGTAGCGCTGCTTTTCAGTATGATTTTTATAGTGTACTCCTGCAAGGATCAGGTAAAAACACCCAATTTGGATCCGTCAAAGAAGGAAAGAATAGTAAAACAATATTTCGAATATTACAATAACCACCAATGGAACGAACTGGCAACGCTGTATTCGCCAATAGCAGATTTTAAGGATCCGTCATTTGGACCCGAGATGACCATTCAAACCCGGAGACAAACCATTACTAAATACAATAAGCTAAATACCCTGTTTGCCGATTTGCATAGTGAAATCGTTAAAATTTATCCCTCAGATGAACAACATATAATTGTAGAACTAGTCTCAACAGGTACAGCTGCTGATAGCACAAAATTTAAACTACCAATCTGCAAGATTTTTACAATTGATAAAGGAAAAATAACACAGGATTTTACCTATTTTGACAACTTTGATGATTCAAATTCTGATAAATAAAGCTAGATTTACTTTTTGAATTCAAGACCCGGAATAGAATTTCGGAAGCGCTTTTATGATTCATAACAGCCAGGTAACAGTCAATTTAAAATTATTTTATTTCTTTAATGCTATAAAAATAAACCGTAAATCTATTTCCAATCCTTTAATCTCACACCAAAGCTTATATGAGAAAATTTTTTCTTTTAGTTATTGTACTTTTTTATTCCTGTAATTCAAATAAAGAAAATGCCTATTTCGAAGATATAAAAGAGAATGATGTTGCGCTTGCTCCACCTGCGCCCGGCGACTGGTTGTATGATCGTGACGAAAAAGGGCAGAGTTTTGAAAAATTCATGAAATCAAAACACATTATTCCAACCAAAGAGGCGAATATTATTTATATAAAACCAATTGGCAGTTTTACGGCTTTGCAAACCAAACAAATTGAATTGACGAGGGAGTATCTGCAAATCTATTTTCAATTGGACACCAAAATTTTGGAAACCGCTTCAAATAATATTATTCCTGATCATGCCAGAAGAATAGGAAGAGAAGAGCAGGAGCAGCTGTTGGCAGGTTATATTTTAGACAGTGTTTTAAAAAAGGATAAGCCATTAAACCGAATTGCCGTAATGGGATTGACAGAACTGGATTTATTTCCTTCCTCTAGTTGGAATTACGTTTTTGGATTAGCGTCGTACACACAGAAAATAGGAGTAAGTTCCATTTATAGATTACAAGATGAAAAATTAACAGAGGCCAATTTCAATCTGTGTTTATCTCGATTGTTGAAAGTAAGTTCACACGAACTCGGGCACATGTTTGGATTAGCCCATTGTATTGAGGCCAATTGCGTGATGAATGGAACAAATAGTATCCCGGAGACAGATGAACATTCTATCCGATTGTGCTCAAACTGTCAGAAAAAAATAAATTCCGGTTTAAAATACGATAACAAAAAAAGATTGAATGAACTCGCAACTTATTTTGAGCGAAATAATTTGATGCGTGAATTGCAGTTAATGAAACGCGATCTTGCGAGTACTCGATTTTAATAACCAAAATAAAACCTTAGAATTGAAAAATACAACTATGAAAAAAATAGGACTTGTAGGCGGAATCAGTTGGATTTCGACAATTGATTATTACCGATTTATCAACGAAGGCATCAACGAAAAGTTAGGTGGACTTAATTTCGCCGAATGCATTATTTACTCGGTGAATTTTGATGATTTTCAAAGAAATAACACCAACGGAAATTGGGATGCCACTTTTGATTTGCTTTTAAATGCCTGCAAAAACCTCGAAAAAAGCGGTGCCGATGCCATTGTTTTGTGTGCCAATACGGCTCATGCGGTTTCAGACAGACTGGAGCAGGAAATTAATTTACCATTTGTACATGTAGTGACCGCCACAGCAAATGCAATAAAGAAACAAGGATTGAAAAAAGTCGGTTTGTTGGGAACGAAATTCACTATGGAAATGGATTTTTACTTCAAAAAACTGGCAGAAAATAACATAGAAGCCATTGTTCCTTTTCTTCAGGAAGAAAGAGATTTTGTGCAGCAAACCTTAAAAGAAGAATTAGGACGAGGAATAATAAAAGAACAAACCAAGAGAGCCTATCTCTCAATTATTGAAAAATTAATTGAAAACGGAGCAGAGGGAATAATTTTGGGTTGTACCGAAATTCCCATGCTGATTAGTCAGGAAGACGTTCCGGTTCCGGTTTTTGATACGACAAAAATTCATTCGGAAGCGGCGGTAGAATTTGCTGTTTCTGCAGAATAATAAAGGCAATGGGCGAGCAGAAAATCATAATGGCTATTTCAGGAAGTACGAGAAAGAACTCGAATAACTTTAAAATTCTGAAATTCATTTCGGAAAACATAAGCAGTGATTTTACGGTAGAAATATTCGAAGATTTAGAACGTATTCCTCATTTTAATCCGGATCTGGATACCGAAAATCCACCCGAAGAAGTACAGGCTTTCAGAAATAAAATTGAGACCGCAAGTGGGGTCATAATTTGTACTCCCGAATATGTATTTAGTTTGCCCGGAAGTTTGAAAAATGCCTTAGAATGGTGTGTTTCTACTACGGTGTTTTCAAATAAAAAGGTAGGTTTGATCACGGCTTCTGCGTCCGGAGAAAAAGGCCATGAGCAATTAGAGTTAATAATGAAAACTATTGAAGCTAAATTTAATGAGGAAACTCAACTTTTGATACAGGGAATAAGAGGCAAATTAGATTTGGATGGAAATATTACGGATGAAAAAACGTTGCTCAACCTTCTTAAATTTATCAGGAATTTTGAAAAACAAATGAAAGAATTCAATTAAAAATAAAACAAATATGCAAAGTTTCGGATCGAGTAAAATGTTTATAAAAGGCGATGAAATAGAGTGGGAAGTAGTAGGGGAAGGTATCAAGCGTAAAATTCTGGCTTATGATGATAAAGTCATGCTGGTGAATGTTCATTTTGAAAAAGGAGGAATTGGCGTTTTGCACGAACACTATCATTCGCAGGTAACCTATATTGCAAGCGGTAAATTTGATGTTACAATTAATGGTGTCACACAGACTTTAAAAGAAGGAGACAGTTTTTATATTCCTCCTCATGCCATTCACGGTGTTGTTTGTTTAGAAAGCGGACTTTTAACCGATGTTTTTAGCCCAATGCGGGAAGATTTTATGAAGTTTTAGGTTTAAAGGCGCAAAGGTACAGCGGTTTAAAAAGTGAAAAGTGAAAAAAACTTTGTGACGCTGCGACTTCTCTGTTTGTTTCGTTAAAAACGCCTTCTAAATATCAATTAAACGTTCTTTTATGAACTATTGTCACCCTGAGCGTAGTCGAAGGCTGGTTAGGCAAAAAGGGCTTCGACTCCGCTCAGTCTGACATAGAGATTGAGCTTTTAAAAAAAATACAAGGGGATAAAGGTTTGAAAAAAAGATTCAAAGAAACGCTGAACCTTTGTACCTCCGAACCTTTGCCCTTCAAGAAAAAAGTACCTAAAAAATTATAATTTTTTTAAAGTTTAGGTTGAAATTAGAATAGTATTTTTGCAAAATGAATTTATCTAAAACGAATGTCTTATTCATGGCAGCTTGCACCGGACTGATAGTTGCAAACCTGTATTACTGCCAACCCTTGATTGTTTTAATCGCCAACGAATTTAAAATTCCCGAAGCAAGTGCCGGAACCATTACCTATCTGACTCAGGCAGGTTATGCGATCGGACTGTTTTTTATGGTACCGCTTGGGGACAAAATCGAACGTAAAAAGCAAATTTTAATGACGACTTTTGCCACGGTAA is a window from the Flavobacterium cupriresistens genome containing:
- the rplS gene encoding 50S ribosomal protein L19; protein product: MADLMKFVQTELVAKKDFPVFGAGDTITVFYEIKEGEKTRTQFFKGVVIQRRGSGNTETFTIRKMSGAIGVERIFPVNLPALQKIEINKKGAVRRARIFYFRQLTGKKAKIRDKRR
- a CDS encoding NADPH-dependent FMN reductase, encoding MGEQKIIMAISGSTRKNSNNFKILKFISENISSDFTVEIFEDLERIPHFNPDLDTENPPEEVQAFRNKIETASGVIICTPEYVFSLPGSLKNALEWCVSTTVFSNKKVGLITASASGEKGHEQLELIMKTIEAKFNEETQLLIQGIRGKLDLDGNITDEKTLLNLLKFIRNFEKQMKEFN
- a CDS encoding aspartate/glutamate racemase family protein, which gives rise to MKKIGLVGGISWISTIDYYRFINEGINEKLGGLNFAECIIYSVNFDDFQRNNTNGNWDATFDLLLNACKNLEKSGADAIVLCANTAHAVSDRLEQEINLPFVHVVTATANAIKKQGLKKVGLLGTKFTMEMDFYFKKLAENNIEAIVPFLQEERDFVQQTLKEELGRGIIKEQTKRAYLSIIEKLIENGAEGIILGCTEIPMLISQEDVPVPVFDTTKIHSEAAVEFAVSAE
- a CDS encoding cupin domain-containing protein gives rise to the protein MQSFGSSKMFIKGDEIEWEVVGEGIKRKILAYDDKVMLVNVHFEKGGIGVLHEHYHSQVTYIASGKFDVTINGVTQTLKEGDSFYIPPHAIHGVVCLESGLLTDVFSPMREDFMKF
- a CDS encoding TonB-dependent receptor, giving the protein MIPKKINLFILLVLTALTSFSQEKFTLSGTINDFKNNETLIGVNIYIPSLKIGTTTNEYGFYSLTIPSGKHEIEISYVGYQTIQKTIDLNQNTKTNFSLQEGGEELQEVVITDNKGKINIKSPEMSTNKLSISTIKKMPVVMGEVDVLKSILLLPGVTNAGEGASGFNVRGGGADQNLILLDEATIFNSSHVFGFFSVFNPDAIKDLKLYKGGIPARYGGRASSVLDIYQKDGSSKGFHMNGGIGLISSRLLAEGPLVKDKGSFLIGGRASYAHLFLKLSEDQKDNSAYFYDLNTKLSYKLNDNNSLYLSGYFGRDVFSINKSFSNTYGNTTLNLRWNHLFSSKVFSNLSLIYSDYYYGLDLDLVGFKWDSGIKNYNIKYDFKHYISDKFKLNYGINGIYYGFNPGTIKPTGTTSGINPDQLDKKYAFEPAVYIDAESQFSKRITVSYGLRYSLFYRLGESTINYYDNDSPVIFDSNTQIYKKGTPISTKFYGKNKVIQSYDNLEPRFAISYQLNDDEALKASYNRMAQYLQLISNTSSPTPLDVWMPSDNYIKPQIADQVALGYFRNINNGAYSLEVEAYYKKVQNRLDYIDGADLIANDAIEQVILNGRMRSYGLELMLKKNEGKFNGWVSYTLSKSEQQTPGRTPEETGINDGRWYNSVYDKTHNLAVTSAYNLNEKWSFGANFTLQSGQPVTYPNAQYEYLGITVPSYGLRNENRLPAYHHLDISATLTPRKNKDRNWKGEWVFSIYNLYNRQNAASINFRQNVDTGANEAVKTSIFGMVPAVSYNFKF
- a CDS encoding DUF4249 domain-containing protein — protein: MKKASYLIVFFISLFFTSCEEVVDVELDTAPPKLVIEAAITWQKGTPGNQQIIKLTTTTGYFQNVIPTVSGAVVSIKNSKNEQFNFIESPKKGQYVCTTFKPEIEENYTLTVVSGGNTYTASEILKSVAPITRLEQNNEGGITRKDIEVKAFYTDPGDAENYYLFKYTYSSKVTSTFYASEDKFYQGNEIFSSSDDDELKPGDQVEIVHYGISKSYYNYMNILVSIAGNNSGGPFQAPPATVKGNIINTTDKPNYPLGYFSLTETDSKKYTIE
- the trmD gene encoding tRNA (guanosine(37)-N1)-methyltransferase TrmD, giving the protein MRIDIITILPELLRSPFEASIMKRAIDKGLVEVHFHNLRDYTTNKQKSVDDYPFGGGAGMVMTVQPIDACITHLKSEREYDDIIYMSPDGETLNQKMANTMSMYENIIILCGHYKGVDQRVRDHFITREISIGDYVLSGGELGALVLSDALIRLIPGVLSDETSALTDSFQDNLLSGPIYTRPADYKGWKVPDVLTSGHFAKIDKWREDMAYEHTKNRRPDLLEEQ
- a CDS encoding archaemetzincin — its product is MRKFFLLVIVLFYSCNSNKENAYFEDIKENDVALAPPAPGDWLYDRDEKGQSFEKFMKSKHIIPTKEANIIYIKPIGSFTALQTKQIELTREYLQIYFQLDTKILETASNNIIPDHARRIGREEQEQLLAGYILDSVLKKDKPLNRIAVMGLTELDLFPSSSWNYVFGLASYTQKIGVSSIYRLQDEKLTEANFNLCLSRLLKVSSHELGHMFGLAHCIEANCVMNGTNSIPETDEHSIRLCSNCQKKINSGLKYDNKKRLNELATYFERNNLMRELQLMKRDLASTRF
- a CDS encoding NADP-dependent isocitrate dehydrogenase, with protein sequence MTQNSKIFYTLTDEAPLLATYSFLPIVQAFTATAGIAIETRDISLAGRILSNFPEVLTDAQKTVDALAELGQLATQPEANIIKLPNVSASVPQLKAAITELQSHGYNIPNYPEEPQNDAEKEIKAKYAKVLGSAVNPVLREGNSDRRAPRAVKNFAKSNPHSMGAWSADSKTKVASMPNGDFYGSEKSLTVTEANDVKIEFVAKDGSTTVLKASTPLKAGEIIDSSVLHLNALKSFVAETITEAKKEGVLLSVHLKATMMKVSDPIIFGAIVEVYFADLFKKYETLFNELNIDTRNGLGDIYAKIAGRPEQAEVEAAIDAAIANGPALAMVNSDKGITNLHVPSDVIVDASMPAMIRTSGQMYNKEGKQQDTIAIIPDRSYAGIYTATIDFCKKHGAFDPKTMGSVPNVGLMAQKAEEYGSHDKTFQMKEEGVVRVVDKNGTVLMEQSVEANDIFRMCQAKDAPIQDWVKLAVNRARLSDTPAVFWLDENRAHDRELIVKVQKYLKDYNTVNLDIRILNPVAATEFTLDRIIKGLDTISVTGNVLRDYLTDLFPILELGTSAKMLSIVPLMNGGGLFETGAGGSAPKHVEQFTEEGYLRWDSLGEFLALGASLEHLGQTLDNSKALVLSETLDQANDKFLANDKSPARKVGQIDNRGSHFYLAFYWAQALAAQNKDAELKAIFTPIAAQFEANEAKIDAELISAQGKPQTLGGYYQPTPELVSKVMRPSATFNAILAEIKS